From the Amycolatopsis thermoflava N1165 genome, one window contains:
- a CDS encoding ABC transporter ATP-binding protein: MIRLLGVGKRYGDVPVLTGVDLEVRPGTVVGVVGANGSGKSTLLRILAGLSRPTSGTITGRPRVGYVPDRFPASTRMSALAYLRHLGRISAASEVDPQGLLDRLALAGGPRAPLRQLSKGNAQKVGLAQALLTEPDLLVLDEPWSGLDPDAHGVLAEIIAETSARGASVVFTEHRDERAHAHATEVHRLTGGVLTTVDRAARVVLRGSGEVDLPGVLATRRTGDHVELTVAAQHTDELLLKALNGGWSVARVDTPEARR; this comes from the coding sequence GTGATCCGGCTGCTGGGGGTCGGCAAGCGCTACGGTGACGTCCCGGTGCTGACCGGGGTCGACCTCGAAGTGCGCCCCGGGACCGTGGTCGGCGTCGTCGGCGCCAACGGCTCCGGCAAGTCGACGCTCCTGCGGATCCTCGCCGGACTGTCCCGGCCCACATCCGGCACGATCACCGGCCGCCCGCGCGTCGGGTACGTGCCGGACCGGTTCCCGGCCTCGACCCGGATGAGCGCGCTCGCCTACCTGCGGCACCTCGGCCGGATCTCCGCCGCATCCGAAGTGGACCCGCAGGGGCTGCTGGACCGGCTGGCGCTGGCCGGCGGCCCGCGCGCCCCGCTGCGGCAGCTGTCAAAGGGCAACGCCCAGAAGGTCGGGCTGGCCCAGGCGTTGCTGACCGAACCCGACCTGCTCGTGCTGGACGAACCGTGGTCCGGGCTCGACCCGGACGCGCACGGTGTGCTGGCCGAGATCATCGCCGAGACCAGCGCCCGCGGCGCGAGCGTCGTGTTCACCGAGCACCGCGACGAGCGCGCCCACGCCCACGCGACCGAGGTCCACCGGCTGACCGGCGGCGTCCTGACCACCGTCGACCGGGCCGCCAGGGTGGTGCTGCGCGGTTCCGGCGAGGTGGACCTGCCGGGCGTGCTCGCCACGCGCCGCACCGGCGACCACGTCGAACTGACCGTCGCGGCGCAGCACACCGATGAGCTCCTGCTGAAAGCGCTGAACGGCGGCTGGTCCGTGGCGCGGGTCGACACCCCGGAGGCACGCCGGTGA
- a CDS encoding aminodeoxychorismate/anthranilate synthase component II: MRVLVVDNYDSFVYNLVQYLAQLGNECTVWRNDVVDLDRVPEFDGVLVSPGPGTPERAGQSIDVVRRCADTHTPMLGVCLGHQAIGVAWGATVDRAPELLHGKTSQVHHQGSGVLAGLPDPFTATRYHSLTVLPETIPDSFEVTARTESGVVMGMRHRELPVEGVQFHPESVLTQGGHRMLANWMATAGHPVQAPVVDALEREVAALQKAAAA; encoded by the coding sequence ATGCGCGTATTGGTCGTCGACAACTACGACAGCTTCGTCTACAACCTGGTCCAGTACCTGGCCCAGCTCGGCAACGAATGCACTGTCTGGCGCAACGACGTCGTCGACCTCGACCGCGTGCCGGAGTTCGACGGCGTGCTCGTCTCGCCCGGCCCCGGCACGCCGGAGCGCGCCGGCCAGAGCATCGACGTCGTGCGCAGGTGTGCCGACACTCACACCCCGATGCTCGGCGTCTGCCTCGGCCACCAGGCGATCGGCGTGGCGTGGGGCGCGACCGTGGACCGCGCGCCGGAGCTGCTGCACGGCAAGACCAGCCAGGTGCACCACCAGGGCAGCGGCGTGCTGGCCGGCCTGCCCGACCCGTTCACCGCGACCCGCTACCACTCGCTGACCGTGCTGCCGGAGACGATCCCCGACTCCTTCGAGGTCACGGCACGCACCGAGTCCGGGGTGGTCATGGGCATGCGGCACCGCGAGCTGCCGGTCGAGGGCGTGCAGTTCCACCCCGAGTCGGTCCTGACGCAGGGCGGGCACCGGATGCTGGCGAACTGGATGGCGACCGCCGGTCACCCGGTCCAGGCGCCGGTGGTCGACGCGCTGGAGCGTGAGGTCGCGGCGTTGCAGAAGGCCGCCGCTGCGTGA